TATATCCCATCAAATATTCAAACAGAGTTAGATGCAACAACGATTACCGATGATTTTCATTGTGCATCAACAGAAAAAGCCATTGCTTTATACGACAGCTCACATCTTTTTGTGTGGGGAGATAAGAAATATGGCGGAGCACTGCCAAGCAATATTCCTACCTTCTCAATAGCTAATGTCATTGGCAATAATCACGCTTTTTTGATGAAGGCGATGGATGATGTGTATGCGTGGGGAGGGCTAAACCAAGGTGGTTGTATTCCTGATGGACATCAGTGTCTTTCTTCTGATGACTCTAGTTTGAATTTACGTAGTGCCATTAATGATCTTTCTGATATTTCTCAAATTGGTAGTTTTAATACGTTTTCTGAGTTCGAGGAGGAAGTTGTAGGGGGGTTTTATGTTAGGGGAAGCGGTGCTGTCGTGATGTGGGGCAATTCTGTTCCTGATGGTGTGTTCAATGAGTAATAAAAATAATAACAAAGGAATAATAATGAAAAAGTCTATTATCGCACTTCTATTGGCTAATGTATTAAGTCCAGTAGTGATGGCTGCACAACCAATGTTAATCCCTCAAAGTGAAGCGAATAACAGTTGGTTTAATCAAACAAATAATTATCGCTTTAATAATAGTGAACCATTACCAGGTACTGCTGGGATTAACCTCGCTGCAGGTGCTTTTATCATACAAGATAAGGGTGAATATCAAAATGTGATGGCATTTGGTAATCCGCAGTTTGGGGGGGAAATAGAAGCAGGAAGTACATTAGATGAATTATTAGCATTTATTAAACCAAGCCAAATGTATGCATCTGGTAATGCTTTTCTGGCTTTAGATCCTGTATTCCACCAAGGCGTTGCTTGGGGAAATGGTGTTACTCGTGGTGAAGAGAAATCGATTGAGAATATCCAGTCTGTTTATCCGGGAACAGAATCATTCATGATAGTAAAAACCGATGGTTCACTTATTGAATATACTCCGTCGACAGGAACAGAGAACACGATTGATGCAATTACGTCTTCTGACTCTATACGCTCAATTTATCACTCTGGAGGTACTATCGGTGAACCTATTGCTTGGGTTGCGCTTTTAGAATCAGGAAAGATTAAGGCGTGGGGTGACGGTACCGCTGGGGGAACAATATCTAAAGAGGCTAAAAAGGCTTTAAAAAATGAAGTTGTACAGTCTATTTATGCTACGAAAGATGCGTTTCTAGTTAAAACACAGAGTAATAAATACGTTGCATGGGGGGGAGATAATTCAGAGTCAGGCACTATTCCTAGTGATATTTCTTCTATTTTAAATAGTTCTGGAAGTTCGAGTATACAAGCAACAGAAAAAGCCTTTGCGGTTATCTCTAATTCAACTATTTATGCGTGGGGAGATGATGCTTGTGGAGGAAAGATAAATTCATCAACTTCTAGTTTCTTACTAAATATGAAAAGTCCCCAGTTAAGTGCGACTCGATGCAGCTTTATTGCCACGGATATATCAACCGGAAAACTGGCGCAATGGGGCAACCAGCATACTCAAAAAACGTATGGCGAAAATACCCGTTTAGTGACGAGAACATCCAATGAAGGTGCTTTGGTACTTGATAGTGATGGGAATTATATTGATGCGTTACAAAGTGCAGAACTGTCACCTGATGCTTTAAATGCATTTGTTGCTCCTGCTAGTGAAACCATTGCCAGTGGTAATGCATTTGCTGCTGTAAACCACCAAGGCTTGGGGGCAGGAAGTAATATTTTAAACAGTTGGGCTAATGGCGCTAATGTTGATGATATTACATTGACTTGCGATGGCATGCCTATTGATTTGTACTCCACGCAAGCCCCTGATAACAGCGTATCTTATTTTCTTGCATATCACCCTAGTTGTGGTGATGAAGTGACAACATGGAAGACAGGGGAAGAGAGTTTACCTTCAGTATCATCGTTACGAATAACCCCTGATGTGCCAGTTATAGGCGAGAAATTAAAAGGTGATTATCTTTATGTTGCAGCTGATTCTGGTGCAGAAGAAAAAAACAGTTTGCGCACCTGGACTGTGGTGGAAACTCACGAAGAATTATATCGAGATAAAGGAACAGAGCATTTCTCTTCTACTTTCAATTTGAAAAACGATGCCTCTCTTGTTGGCCAGCACATTGAGTTCTGTGTTGTCCCTAAAAGTACAGGGCAAATTGAAGGAAATCAAAGTTGTATAACGTCATTAGCTATCACTGAAGATGATGATAAATATACACCTACTTGCTCAAACGATGGTGGAATGGTGACGTTATCAAGTGGCGCTAAAGTTTCTTGTCCAGTCAATGTTGAGCAATTAGACCAGGTTGGTTCTTATCATAATTATGATGGGTACAACAATGAAAATGGCTATAAATATCCTAAATATCATCCAAACACAGCAAAGCAATTTTGTGAAGGTTTACGTATTGGAGGCAGTTCATCATGGAAATTGCCAACAATCTGGGATCTGAAAACGTTGCAGAATGAATACGGTGATATGGGGAGATATCAATGGCCAACCAATACATATTACTGGTCATCGACCGTATCAGGGTCTGGTTCTGATCCCGATGCTCATTTCTGGCTTGATTTGAGTAATGGTAATAGCGATGACGGTTATGACACGTATACCGATTACGTAACGTGTATTGACCGCAGTGATGTGCATTAATTACAACTTAAAATATATGGAATATATTATGAAATTTATAAAATTGATCAGTTGGTTTGTTTTACCTCTTAGTTTGTCTGTGTTGGCAAATGATGTTTCTGATGATAGTACTGCGGTAAGCCGTAGTGGTAGTAGTGTTATTACACAACAGCAAGGTAGTTCATTAGTCGATGCATTAAAGAAGGATTACAATGATACTTCGCAAGATTGTAATGGTTCTCCTGCGTTTTTGTGTTCGGGGATTACTTTCCGTGGTAATAAGCCTGGTAATTATCACGTTTGGAATCCAAGCCCAAATGCAATAAAAAGTGGTGGGGTATCGTTTTCTTATTTACGCAAAGATTCAAAATATACTAGATTGGCTTATGGTTATGATAGTGGTTATATTATTTATCAAATATTTGGTGCTCCACAAGGTAAAAGAGATTTAGATTATCTATGTTTCTTCCCTATCGATGCAGATTCAAATCATCGTAATTATAATGGTTGTGGAGAGAATATTGATTATAAGGGTTCTAGTCGTTCTTGTGACCAACAAAATATTTATACGGCATCAGAGTGGAAATCACATTATTATGATACGCATGGCGATAAGCACCATCATCAATGTTCGTTTAACTTAAGAGAGACTGCACCATCTGATACATCTAGAAACTTTTCTGAAGGTATTAAATCAATGGCTAAGATTTCTAGTGAATCATTTGGTACTCAAAATGAGCTAAGATTAGCTGTATGGCCACAAAATATAGGTAGAGAATTACCTATACAAGCTTTTTTCTATACAGCTGATTCTGGCTATAATGGACGAAATGAAGCCCAAAGTTATCAAAAAGATTTTTATCAAACAACAGGCATTGCTATTCCTGTAATTAAAATGAAGCTACCTGATCACTCAAATCAAGATGCTCAATTTTTATTTTCTATAAGTGATCAAGCAATTTAATTTTTCATTTTAAAGTTATTGATTGTAAAGATAAAACCGTCATTGTTATGGCGGTTTTTTGTACTTGTATGTGGATGGAATATAAATATTTATATAACAGAACATTTTTACAGTTTTTTTAAAAAAATTAAAAAAGCCTTTACAAAGATCAGTAATCAAGTACTATTGTCCTCGCTCTGTTGCTCAGAGTTGTTAGTGAACATCAAGTAAAAGTAAGCCTCAGAATTTCTTCGTAAGTGTTGTTATCCTCAGTGTCTCCCTTAGCTTTATCGCCACATTTAATAATTCAAGCTCAAGCACATCGCATAATGCGATTTTTATGAATTTTTACTAAGAAGGGACATAATATGTCTAAAACAACTGGTATCGTTAAATGGTTTAACGAAGAAAAAGGTTTCGGTTTCATCACTCAAGATAACGGCGGCGCTGACGTATTCGTACATTTCCGTGCTATCGCTTCAGAAGGTTTCAAAACTCTTGCTGAAGGCCAAAAAGTTTCTTTTGAAGTTGAGCAAGGCCAAAAAGGCCCTCAAGCTGCTAACGTTGTAGCGCTTTAATTTCAAATAAGTTGCGCAGGTGGTGTTTACGCCATTTGCGCTACTTTATAATGCACAATTAATACTTAAATTAGCTCTACTTGTAAGATTGCAACATTTCAAACATCTGCTCCTGTTTCGTACTTGCCATAAATCTCTCAGTAACATCTACTTCATTAGTTTTAATCCATCATTTTTCTACAACAAATTCAAATTACATTATTTTATTTTCATTTTACGAACTCTTTAATTTATAAAATGAAAATTGAAAAAAACTATCAAAATATAAAGGTATTTAATGAACGTAAATTTCACAATTTTTAAAAACAATGTGTCGTGGGACGCAGTAGTTCATCAATTAAACAGCGATGTATTACTACGTAATCTTTTAATGAAAGGACAACTTGATTCGCTTGATGTTGATTTCTCATACAGTGAAGAGACAGGTGAAGGCAGTATTACCAATAGCCATAATCAAACTATTGGTAATTTTATGGTTTCGTTTTAAACCAGTTATCACGAAAATTAAGGATAATTTTTGATTTATTGGCTTCACCAAGCAAGTATCGGCCAATTTTTCTTTTTAGAATATACTGCTAATTGTTCACAAGGGTTTACCAAGTACGTATGATCTGCGTACAAGCATAATGGTAAATCGTTGATTGAATCAGTATAAAAATGAAGACTAGAATAGGTTTTATCTCCTCCATTTAACCATTCTGTTAGTCGAGATACTTTGCCTTCTCTGTAACTTGGAACACCAAGTATATGTCTTGTATAACAGCCATTTTTTTCTTTTAAATCAATTCCAATTGCATGCTCTATACCTATGTTCTTGGCTATGATTTTTACAAGAAAACTGACAGAAGCTGAAATAACAATCATATCTACATTATCTGCTTTTAGCTGGTTAATGAGTATTTTCGCTTCTGGGAATAAAAGAGGAAGTATGTGTTGTTTAACGCACTCTTCAACGAGTACTTCTACTTGATCTGTTGGTATGTTTTTTAGTGGGAACATGGCAAAGGTAAGATAATCTTCCATGTCCATTAAACCTCGTGAATACAGCGTCATTAAGCGTTTGTCTTCTTCTAAAAAATCAGGTGTTGTGACAATGCCTTTATCAACTAAAAATTCATTCCAAATCATGGCGCAATCACCATTAATCAAGGTCTCATCAAGATCAAATATATAAAGTGGGTGTGTCATGTTTAGGCTCTCACTGGCTGAATTTCGTTAAGATTAAAAAGTAACTCTAGTTTACTTCCCGCTGCTAATAGTCTTTCTGATGAACGATTAAGTAAATCAACGGTTAAGTCGCAATCATTAACATCCACTTGATAGCGAATGACATTACCAAGCAGTTGATGATTTTTGATAATCCCTTGTTTTGGTGAAGAAATATGTTCAGCATAGTGCCTGCCTTCTTCTTTTACATAAATCGATTCAGGGCGTATAGCGACTTTCCATTCGGTTTCAATATCAAATAATTGTTTGGCTTTTGGTGCATCAACCAAATTGTAATGTCCCATGAAGCTTGCCACAAATTCATTTGCAGGTTGAGTATAAATCTCTTCGGGTGATCCTTGCTGAACAATCTCACCTTGATTCATTAAGAAGATGCGATCTGACATGATCATGGCTTCTTCTTGATCATGAGTAACAAAGATCGTAGTTAAGTTTAGTTCTTTTTGAATATCGCGGATCTGCTGTCGGAGACGCTTTCTTATTTTGGCATCAAGTGCAGATAAAGGCTCATCAAGTAGTAAGATCCTCGGTTTTACAACCAGGGCCCTAGCGAGTGCTACTCGTTGACGTTGCCCACCTGAAAGTTGATGAGGGTAGCGATCTTCTTTACCCTTTAAATCAACTAATTCAATAACTTTACAGACTTCTTTTTCAATCGTATTTACGTCTATCTTTTTCATTTTTAAACCAAAAGCGATGTTTTCTTTTACGGTCATATTTGGAAAAAGCGCATAAGATTGAA
The window above is part of the Aliivibrio fischeri ATCC 7744 = JCM 18803 = DSM 507 genome. Proteins encoded here:
- a CDS encoding DUF1566 domain-containing protein — encoded protein: MKKSIIALLLANVLSPVVMAAQPMLIPQSEANNSWFNQTNNYRFNNSEPLPGTAGINLAAGAFIIQDKGEYQNVMAFGNPQFGGEIEAGSTLDELLAFIKPSQMYASGNAFLALDPVFHQGVAWGNGVTRGEEKSIENIQSVYPGTESFMIVKTDGSLIEYTPSTGTENTIDAITSSDSIRSIYHSGGTIGEPIAWVALLESGKIKAWGDGTAGGTISKEAKKALKNEVVQSIYATKDAFLVKTQSNKYVAWGGDNSESGTIPSDISSILNSSGSSSIQATEKAFAVISNSTIYAWGDDACGGKINSSTSSFLLNMKSPQLSATRCSFIATDISTGKLAQWGNQHTQKTYGENTRLVTRTSNEGALVLDSDGNYIDALQSAELSPDALNAFVAPASETIASGNAFAAVNHQGLGAGSNILNSWANGANVDDITLTCDGMPIDLYSTQAPDNSVSYFLAYHPSCGDEVTTWKTGEESLPSVSSLRITPDVPVIGEKLKGDYLYVAADSGAEEKNSLRTWTVVETHEELYRDKGTEHFSSTFNLKNDASLVGQHIEFCVVPKSTGQIEGNQSCITSLAITEDDDKYTPTCSNDGGMVTLSSGAKVSCPVNVEQLDQVGSYHNYDGYNNENGYKYPKYHPNTAKQFCEGLRIGGSSSWKLPTIWDLKTLQNEYGDMGRYQWPTNTYYWSSTVSGSGSDPDAHFWLDLSNGNSDDGYDTYTDYVTCIDRSDVH
- a CDS encoding halovibrin HvnA; amino-acid sequence: MKFIKLISWFVLPLSLSVLANDVSDDSTAVSRSGSSVITQQQGSSLVDALKKDYNDTSQDCNGSPAFLCSGITFRGNKPGNYHVWNPSPNAIKSGGVSFSYLRKDSKYTRLAYGYDSGYIIYQIFGAPQGKRDLDYLCFFPIDADSNHRNYNGCGENIDYKGSSRSCDQQNIYTASEWKSHYYDTHGDKHHHQCSFNLRETAPSDTSRNFSEGIKSMAKISSESFGTQNELRLAVWPQNIGRELPIQAFFYTADSGYNGRNEAQSYQKDFYQTTGIAIPVIKMKLPDHSNQDAQFLFSISDQAI
- the cspE gene encoding transcription antiterminator/RNA stability regulator CspE encodes the protein MSKTTGIVKWFNEEKGFGFITQDNGGADVFVHFRAIASEGFKTLAEGQKVSFEVEQGQKGPQAANVVAL
- a CDS encoding HAD family hydrolase, whose amino-acid sequence is MTHPLYIFDLDETLINGDCAMIWNEFLVDKGIVTTPDFLEEDKRLMTLYSRGLMDMEDYLTFAMFPLKNIPTDQVEVLVEECVKQHILPLLFPEAKILINQLKADNVDMIVISASVSFLVKIIAKNIGIEHAIGIDLKEKNGCYTRHILGVPSYREGKVSRLTEWLNGGDKTYSSLHFYTDSINDLPLCLYADHTYLVNPCEQLAVYSKKKNWPILAW
- a CDS encoding ABC transporter ATP-binding protein; amino-acid sequence: MSYVNVNQLTKRFGDNTVFENVNFNIEKGEFITLLGPSGCGKSTLLRSLTGLDPINNGEIWVNGENITEQTPQQRGIGMVFQSYALFPNMTVKENIAFGLKMKKIDVNTIEKEVCKVIELVDLKGKEDRYPHQLSGGQRQRVALARALVVKPRILLLDEPLSALDAKIRKRLRQQIRDIQKELNLTTIFVTHDQEEAMIMSDRIFLMNQGEIVQQGSPEEIYTQPANEFVASFMGHYNLVDAPKAKQLFDIETEWKVAIRPESIYVKEEGRHYAEHISSPKQGIIKNHQLLGNVIRYQVDVNDCDLTVDLLNRSSERLLAAGSKLELLFNLNEIQPVRA